A stretch of the Argopecten irradians isolate NY unplaced genomic scaffold, Ai_NY scaffold_0139, whole genome shotgun sequence genome encodes the following:
- the LOC138311864 gene encoding uncharacterized protein isoform X3, protein MCPSPRECVSSLVVFYTSFRSLVDRVATSLAVVVSRGLSLAEAVVVYATCCCRGEVFPVPAADQPSSSSVVPAVPVPASPVPIRRSGRATRRPAWHKDYVM, encoded by the exons ATGTGTCCTTCACCTAGGGAATGTGTATCCAGCTTG GTTGTGTTTTACACTTCCTTCCGCAGTTTGGTTGACCGGGTTGCGACGTCGCTCGCAGTGGTGGTTAGCCGTGGACTTTCTCTTGCGGAGGCTGTG GTTGTGTACGCTACCTGCTGCTGCCGAGGAGAGGTTTTCCCTGTCCCTGCTGCTGACCAGCCTAGCTCCAGCTCTGTTGTCCCCGCAGTACCAGTCCCAGCATCACCTGTTCCTATCCGCAGATCTGGTCGTGCCACCCGCAGACCAGCTTGGCATAAGGATTATGttatgtga
- the LOC138311864 gene encoding uncharacterized protein isoform X2 yields MYLPHLDRLKWRTRSLQTLCFTLPSAVWLTGLRRRSQWWLAVDFLLRRLWLCTLPAAAEERFSLSLLLTSLAPALLSPQYQSQHHLFLSADLVVPPADQLGIRIMLCDVIYNVL; encoded by the exons atgtatttaccaCACTTAGACAGATTAAAGTGGCGGACACGTTCTCTTCAAAC GTTGTGTTTTACACTTCCTTCCGCAGTTTGGTTGACCGGGTTGCGACGTCGCTCGCAGTGGTGGTTAGCCGTGGACTTTCTCTTGCGGAGGCTGTG GTTGTGTACGCTACCTGCTGCTGCCGAGGAGAGGTTTTCCCTGTCCCTGCTGCTGACCAGCCTAGCTCCAGCTCTGTTGTCCCCGCAGTACCAGTCCCAGCATCACCTGTTCCTATCCGCAGATCTGGTCGTGCCACCCGCAGACCAGCTTGGCATAAGGATTATGttatgtgatgtcatatataatgtattgtaa
- the LOC138311864 gene encoding uncharacterized protein isoform X1 produces MELFVALFLALEVILQCLGKFVYCGKVVFYTSFRSLVDRVATSLAVVVSRGLSLAEAVVVYATCCCRGEVFPVPAADQPSSSSVVPAVPVPASPVPIRRSGRATRRPAWHKDYVM; encoded by the exons ATGGAACTCTTCGTTGCGCTCTTCCTGGCATTGGAGGTGATCCTTCAGTGTCTAGGCAAGTTTGTGTACTGTGGTAAG GTTGTGTTTTACACTTCCTTCCGCAGTTTGGTTGACCGGGTTGCGACGTCGCTCGCAGTGGTGGTTAGCCGTGGACTTTCTCTTGCGGAGGCTGTG GTTGTGTACGCTACCTGCTGCTGCCGAGGAGAGGTTTTCCCTGTCCCTGCTGCTGACCAGCCTAGCTCCAGCTCTGTTGTCCCCGCAGTACCAGTCCCAGCATCACCTGTTCCTATCCGCAGATCTGGTCGTGCCACCCGCAGACCAGCTTGGCATAAGGATTATGttatgtga